One Dioscorea cayenensis subsp. rotundata cultivar TDr96_F1 chromosome 15, TDr96_F1_v2_PseudoChromosome.rev07_lg8_w22 25.fasta, whole genome shotgun sequence genomic region harbors:
- the LOC120277721 gene encoding LOW QUALITY PROTEIN: nucleolar complex protein 2 homolog (The sequence of the model RefSeq protein was modified relative to this genomic sequence to represent the inferred CDS: deleted 2 bases in 1 codon) has translation MMYNKLGTTEDSELLEKPTIGQSGGIANDEVILNNFLDTSSDEDTDELVEDSFDSDGFLSEDSECPYISDKEDENIFGDKCDHSALFEQNKQLAAEIEQHKEKLERLLKKDPKYSEYLDKRKALLEKSRSEENLSHSPSFAITLSQISLCQQKVMPCDDLWKICYLLMQMVCPRKVGPEQILVCLLMRKRAYTLLLKIQLKEKWKENPYQVGPALRNLLNGFHAACQYGIETSGVSSQKVSSREAFPKIVTFVLLEADGIFCQFLGLSGPCNKEGSLNFRNKSEWKSLRPLVKCYLRSSLILLNQVTDREILILALTRLRSSLKFFSDFFSLAGRLTKISVHLWISGDEKLSLASFMILRDISSNLSSDWLDACLKKMYKAFLRHCKSVEPDNLKHIKFLVDSIVEVYSLDIQRSYTQVQSSVQQLANVLKQAIKTKKKEDLKKISCWQYILCTNLWVEFISCNARNHDLQQVLFMLINIIRGISHLFPGPRYVPLRLKCVQMLNRLSLSCGVFIPVACMAFDCLEQKTSGSTGTRTKSVKLSSLLKVPKHLLKSEAFQEECVLSVIEILSAHFSQWNHHVSFPDLATIPLILLKKFHDKATSESLRCPVKRLIDQVERNIELVGKKRDEVTFSPNDQASVEAFLQLESGANTPFAQYHSSISKNPHSRTMIGV, from the exons ATGATGT ACAATAAACTGGGGACAACTGAGGATTCTGAGCTGCTAGAGAAACCAACTATAGG GCAGTCAGGTGGGATTGCAAATGATGAAGTCATCCTCAACAATTTTCTTGATACTTCATCTGATGAAGACACTGATGAGTTAGTAGAAGATTCTTTTGATAGTGATGGATTTCTTTCAGAG GATTCTGAATGCCCATACATTTCTGACAAGGAAGATGAGAACATTTTTGGAG ATAAATGTGATCATTCTGCTTTGTTTGAACAAAATAAGCAACTTGCAGCAGAGATAGAGCAACACAAGGAAAAATTGGAGAGGCTGCTGAAAAAG GATCCGAAGTATTCGGAATATCTAGATAAACGAAAAGCCCTCCTTGAGAAATCAAGAAGTGAAGAAAATTTAAGTCATTCA CCATCCTTTGCAATAACTTTAAGTCAGATTAGTCTGTGTCAGCAAAAAGTTATGCCTTGTGATGATTTGTGGAAAATCTGTTATCTACTTATGCAAATGGTTTGCCCTAGGAAAGTAGGCCCAGAACAGATTCTGGTTTG TCTTCTGATGAGGAAGAGGGCCTACACTCTCCTGTTGAAGATACAATTGAAGGAAAAATGGAAGGAAAACCCTTATCAAGTTGGGCCTGCACTTCGTAACTTGTTGAACGGCTTTCACGCTGCATGTCAATATGGGATTGAAACGAGTGGAGTTTCTTCCCAAAAGGTTTCAAGTAGAGAGGCTTTCCCAAAAATAGTGACATTTGTTCTTCTTGAAGCAGATGGGATCTTTTGTCAGTTTCTGGGATTGTCAGGTCCATGCAACAAAGAAGGCAGTTTGAATTTTAGAAATAAGTCTGAGTGGAAAAGTCTGAGGCCTCTAGTAAAGTGTTATCTTCGCAGTTCCTTAATTCTTCTCAACCAAGTAACTGATCGGGAAATACTCATCCTTGCATTAACTAGGCTAAGATCTTCTCTCAAGttcttttctgattttttttctctagcGGGGAGGCTAACAAAG ATTTCAGTGCATTTATGGATTTCTGGTGATGAGAAACTATCTTTAGCTTCATTTATGATTTTACGAGATATTTCCTCAAATCTATCATCTGACTGGCTTGATGCTTGCTTGAAGAAAATGTACAAAGCTTTTCTTAGACATTGCAAGTCTGTTGAACCTGACAACTTGAAGCATATAAAATTTCTCGTAGACTCGATTGTAGAAGTTTACTCTTTGGACATCCAAAGGTCATATACCCAA GTACAGTCTTCTGTGCAGCAATTGGCGAATGTCTTGAAGCAGGCTATTAAAACGAAGAAAAAG GAAGATCTCAAGAAAATATCCTGTTGGCAATACATTCTCTGTACCAACCTCTGGGTTGAATTTATCTCATGTAATGCAAGAAATCATGACCTTCAGCAAGTGCTTTTCATGTTGATTAATATCATAAGAGGAATTTCCCACTTATTTCCTGGCCCACGTTATGTGCCTTTGCGGTTGAAGTGTGTACAAATGCTTAATCGTCTTTCACTTTCATGTGGAGTGTTCATTCCTGTTGCATGCATGGCGTTTGATTGTCTAGAACAAAAAACAAGTGGCAGTACTGGAACAAGGACAAAAAGTGTGAAACTCTCCTCATTATTGAAG GTGCCCAAACATTTGTTGAAATCAGAAGCCTTCCAAGAGGAGTGTGTTCTTTCTGTCATTGAGATCCTTTCTGCGCATTTTTCTCAATGGAATCATCATGTATCATTTCCTGATCTAGCAACCATTcctctaattttattgaaaaagttcCATGATAAAGCGACAAGTGAGAGCCTTCGATGCCCTGTCAAGCGTTTGATCGATCAG GTTGAGCGGAACATTGAATTAGTTGGCAAGAAAAGAGACGAGGTTACATTTTCACCCAATGATCAGGCATCAGTTGAAGCCTTCCTTCAG CTTGAAAGTGGTGCCAATACTCCTTTTGCTCAATACCACTCGAGCATATCAAAGAATCCACATTCTAGAACAATGATTGGAGTATAA